A genomic window from Triplophysa dalaica isolate WHDGS20190420 chromosome 24, ASM1584641v1, whole genome shotgun sequence includes:
- the cdkn1cb gene encoding cyclin-dependent kinase inhibitor 1B, with product MSSEFLSTIAMDRLNAREIVSGQKSADISPQVLPLLRRKGTCRNLFGPVDHDELQRELTSKLKEIADRDRLRWNFDFSEGRPLDGELEWEESPAGECPTFYRERITSAVSKEPKREILARVPAHCGGRSTSMNMLNRENKADKRNVNPRKSRKTAAHARTKRRTDLRITDFYSKRRRTDSVTPKESRTVE from the exons ATGTCTTCCGAATTTCTGTCCACCATTGCTATGGACAGGCTGAACGCAAGGGAAATCGTCTCGGGGCAGAAGAGCGCAGATATTTCCCCTCAGGTTCTCCCCCTGCTGAGGCGCAAAGGGACCTGCCGGAATCTCTTCGGTCCCGTTGACCACGACGAGCTACAGCGAGAGCTGACGTCCAAACTTAAGGAGATTGCCGACCGGGATCGGCTAAGATGGAATTTCGACTTCAGCGAAGGGCGCCCGCTGGACGGTGAACTGGAATGGGAGGAGAGTCCGGCCGGGGAGTGTCCTACGTTTTACCGGGAGAGAATCACGTCTGCCGTGTCTAAAGAACCGAAAAGAGAAATATTGGCAAGAGTTCCAGCACATTGTGGAGGTCGTTCTACATCTATGAACATGTTAAACCGAGAGAACAAGGCAGACAAACGTAACGTTAACCCCAGGAAATCGCGCAAAACGGCAGCTCACGCCCGGACCAAAAGGCGCACAGATTTGCGCATTACAG ATTTCTACTCAAAGCGAAGAAGAACGGACAGCGTGACGCCGAAGGAAAGCAGGACCGTGGAGTGA
- the ptdss2 gene encoding phosphatidylserine synthase 2: protein MAKGECKKSGTDELHPTGRTESEVFDDGTNTFFWRAHTLTVLFILTCALVYVTLLEETPHDTAYNTKRGIVASILVFLCFGVTQAKDGPFTRPHPAYWRFWLCVSVVYELFLIFILFQTVHDGRQFMKYIDPKLGVPLPERDYGGNCLIYDPGNAADPYHNIWDKIDGFVPAHFLGWYIKTLVIRDWWMCMIISVMFEFLEYSLEHQLPNFSECWWDHWIMDVLVCNGLGIYCGMKTLGWLSMKPYQWQGLWNIPTYKGKIKRIAFQFTPYSWAKFEWRPASSLRRWLAVLGIIFMFLLAELNTFYLKFVLWMPPEHYLVLLRLVFFVNVGGVAMREIYDFMDDPKFHRKLGQQAWIVATITVTEFLIVVKYDPKTIMLPIPFFVTQCWILGIVLILIWTLWRFFIRDITLRYKETCRRRQEGSTERERAPGNGDSNTASSAASGRSKLNGNMDTVRHRKL, encoded by the exons ATGGCTAAAGGCGAGTGTAAGAAATCAGGCACCGATGAACTTCATCCGACCGGCCGCACCGAGTCTGAAGTGTTTGACGATGGGACGAACACATTCTTCTG GAGGGCACACACCTTGACAGTATTGTTCATTCTGACCTGCGCACTGGTTTATGTGACGCTATTGGAAGAGACGCCTCATGACACTGCATACAACACTAAAAG aggaATTGTGGCCAGTATCCTGGTGTTCCTTTGCTTTGGTGTGACACAAGCAAAAGATGGTCCCTTCACACGGCCTCATCCAG CATACTGGCGTTTTTGGCTGTGCGTCTCTGTTGTATACGAGCTCTTCCTCATCTTCATCCTCTTCCAG ACCGTACATGATGGAAGACAGTTCATGAAATACATCGACCCAAAATTAGGCGTCCCGCTACCAGAAAGAGACTATGGAGGAAACTGCCTCATTTATGATCCTGGAAATGCTGCAGACCCCTACCACAATATCTGG GACAAAATTGACGGGTTCGTTCCTGCCCATTTTCTCGGCTGGTACATTAAG ACCCTGGTGATCAGGGACTGGTGGATGTGTATGATCATCAGCGTGATGTTCGAATTTCTGGAATACAGCCTTGAACATCAGCTTCCCAACTTCTCTGAGTGCTGGTGGGACCAT TGGATCATGGATGTGTTGGTGTGCAATGGCTTGGGCATTTATTGTGGCATGAAGACCCTCGGCTGGCTGTCCATGAAACCCTATCAGTGGCAGGGATTGTGGAATATCCCAACATACAA gGGGAAAATCAAGCGTATCGCTTTCCAGTTCACTCCCTACAGCTGGGCGAAGTTTGAATGGCGTCCCGCATCAAGCCTGCGACGGTGGTTGGCGGTGTTGGGCATCATTTTCATG TTCTTGTTGGCGGAGTTGAATACGTTTTATCTGAAGTTTGTGTTGTGGATGCCTCCAGAGCATTACCTGGTGCTTTTACGGCTGGTCTTCTTCGTAAACGTGGGTGGAGTGGCCATGCGAGAGATCTACGACTTCATGGACGATCC GAAATTCCATAGGAAATTGGGGCAGCAGGCGTGGATCGTGGCTACCATCACTGTAACAGAGTTTCTGATTGTGGTCAAATATGATCCCAAAACCATCATGCTGCCAATCCCCTTCTTCGTCACTCAATGCTGGATACTCGGAATCGTCCTCATTCTCATTTGGACCCTTTGGCGATTCTTTATTCG TGACATCACGCTACGATACAAAGAAACATGCCGTCGTCGGCAGGAAGGGTCCACAGAGAGGGAAAGAGCCCCTGGAAATGGCGACAGCAACACCGCAAGCTCGGCCGCATCCGGCCGCAGCAAACTAAACGGCAACATGGACACAGTCCGACACAGGAAGTTGTGA
- the LOC130414148 gene encoding LOW QUALITY PROTEIN: L-fucose kinase (The sequence of the model RefSeq protein was modified relative to this genomic sequence to represent the inferred CDS: deleted 1 base in 1 codon), whose amino-acid sequence MNQIYASLTSPVHLSNVKFKCKMEDKVFMNWTVIVLTCQHKDSVYAFQRELEVRQKRGVLPSGALLLTVPDPHARLGSGGATLNALLVAAEHLSARAGYSVVNADVLDDARILILHTGRDFPWDGCSRAFCWMPVQRSASVEGPVCCLDLLLDCLSTKICVGSPPGVWVCSTDMILNIPTRQLISWDGFSGVRVVALPGDDSFAVQHGVYFADKEARVRNIIYKGSKDKIMCAAMPDGKLPLVSGPVFFSKAVAERLLQTHVTSPLDGCTYLGMDSGAPPLEISLFLDILMCLCSDLTEDEFINGERPGCTSPSGHQGAVVRSGRAVLWRTLRGASISMLYIPEGRYDYLTQSGREHVVRLTESRSETMILSHVQNVKSVAEGSKVINSVLEGDVLLSTGAIIQHCHLQGPVQVPSGCLLAGLDLLSSPCIQRLPLSNDIIIQGHRVMLGEMKITVYTVFGAHDILEAHDDDVTASFLNHKWSEFYSRTGILPLDLWGPEKTKSCCLLDARLFPVFMPHSGPVGLEGLSWLLGGPGQLKNWREAWRLSLRDILILTDQQMELRWREELFFCMGRKRVVDTLQGHTDLSLLSFFRAAVLAGQHEELLRTLDSVAAGSSGDLGIAARCLACIADVLGCLAGEGKGGLRSGPAANPLWATAFKLLEDANLPAGVQELAEQRNRWISRPDLLVRAARHYEGAGQILLRKAVMSARKFVFIAQGEMPPMGEWQEVECPARLDLSGGWSDTPPIAFEHGGLVVNVAIKVDGKRPIGARVRRIPEPHLLLVCTSGEPDCSITTETLCEVLDDLEDYCQPHAPGALLKAVCVCSDAVCVSSPLSLKDQLLQRWGGGLELRSWSTLPHGSGLGTSSILAGAALAAVYRCTGRSYDTTSLIHDVLYLEQILTTGGGWQDQVGGLFGGVKIARSAAQLPLRVEVEQLALSQDFLSVLQQHLLLVYTGKTRLARNLLQDVVRSWYARLPSIVQNAEQLVTNAEECAEACRQGSLSKLGVCMDRYWQQKKLMAPGCEPAAVRMMMNELRPLILGQSLAGAGGGGFLFLLTREPQQKERVREVLSNIQSIGLFSVHSVELDMDGITIIQKSSEHPD is encoded by the exons ATGAACCAGATTTACGCGTCTTTGACTTCGCCGGTTCATCTGTCAAATGTGAAATTCAAGTGCAAAATGGAAGATAAAGTGTTTATGAACTGGACGGTTATTGTGCTGACATGTCAACATAAAGACAGTGTTTATGCTTTCCAGAGAG AGTTGGAAGTGAGACAGAAGCGCGGTGTTCTTCCATCTGGAGCTCTCCTGCTCACTGTTCCTGACCCTCACGCCCGGCTGGGCAGCGGCGGGGCAACACTGAACGCCCTGCTGGTGGCTGCTGAACACCTGAGTGCTAGAGCTGGATATAGT gtggtaAATGCTGATGTTCTGGACGATGCTCGTATTCTCATCTTACACACG ggtAGAGATTTTCCATGGGATGGCTGTAGCAGGGCTTTCTGCTGGATGCCTGTACAAAGATCAGCATCTGTAGAAGGACCGGTTTGCTGCTTAGATCTGCTGTTAGATTGTTTGTCCACGAAG atttGCGTCGGGTCCCCGCCAGGTGTTTGGGTCTGCAGCACTGATATGATCCTAAATATTCCAACACGACAGT TAATTTCATGGGACGGGTTCTCTGGTGTCCGAGTTGTTGCGTTGCCGGGTGATGATTCCTTTGCTGTTCAACACGGCGTGTATTTTGCAGATAAAGAG GCCAGAGTGCGCAACATCATCTATAAGGGTTCGAAGGACAAGATCATGTGTGCCGCAATGCCCGATGGGAAGTTGCCATTG GTCTCAGGGCCTGTGTTCTTCTCCAAGGCGGTTGCAGAGAGACTCTTACAAACTCATGTTACGTCACCGTTGGATGGCTGCACTTATCTCGGCATGGACTCTGGAGCTCCACCTCTTGAG ATATCTCTCTTCCTGGATATCCTGATGTGCCTTTGCTCTGATCTGACAGAGGATGAGTTTATTAATGGAGAGAGACCAGGCTGCACTTCCCCCTCTGGACATCAGGGGGCAGTAGTGAGAAGCGGCCGTGCTGTGCTGTGGAGAACTCTAAGAGGAGCCTCAATATCTATGT tgtatattccaGAGGGCCGCTATGACTATTTGACTCAATCGGGCAGAGAACATGTTGTTCGACTCACCGAATCCAGATCTGAGACGATGATTCTCTCTCATGTTCAG AACGTAAAGTCTGTGGCAGAGGGAAGTAAAGTGATCAACAGCGTGTTGGAAGGAGATGTTCTTTTATCAACAGGAGCTATCATACAGCACTGCCATTTACAG GGTCCAGTTCAGGTGCCTTCTGGGTGTCTGCTGGCAGGGCTGGATCTGCTCTCATCACCTTGCATCCAGCGTCTACCTCTGtctaatgacatcatcattcagGGACACAGAGTGATGCTCGGAGAGATGAAGATAACAGTGTACACTGTTTTTGGAGCTCATGACATTTTAGAG GCTCACgatgatgatgtcactgctTCATTCCTCAATCACAAATGGAGCGAGTTTTACAGTCGGACTGGAATACT GCCTCTGGACCTTTGGGGACCTGAGAAGACAAAGTCCTGCTGTCTCCTGGATGCGCGATTGTTCCCGGTGTTCATGCCTCATTCAGGACCCGTCGGACTGGAGGGTCTCAGTTGGCTGTTGGGGGGTCCTGGTCAACTAAAAAACTGGAGAGAAGCCTGGAGGCTTTCACTCAGAGATATTCTCATCCTGACTGACCAGCAGATGGAGCTGCGCTGGAGAGAAGAACTGTTCTTCTGCATGGGTCGAAAAAGAGTCGTTGACACTTTGCAGGGTCATACAGATCTCAGTTTGCTATCGTTCTTTAGAGCAGCAGTGTTGGCCGGCCAACATGAGGAGCTACTGCGCACGCTGGACTCGG tggctGCAGGCAGCAGTGGTGACCTGGGCATAGCTGCACGTTGTCTCGCCTGCATCGCAGATGTTCTCGGGTGTCTGGCAGGAGAGGGTAAAGGGGGTTTGCGGAGCGGGCCGGCTGCAAATCCTTTATGGGCTACTGCTTTTAAACTCCTTGAAGATGCAAACTTACCTGCAGGTGTGCAAGAACTGGCCGAGCAAAGAAACCGTTGGATCAGCAG GCCAGATCTGCTGGTGAGAGCTGCCAGGCATTATGAGGGGGCGGGGCAGATACTGCTGCGAAAGGCGGTGATGTCAGCTCGTAAGTTTGTGTTCATTGCTCAAGGCGAGATGCCACCCATGGGTGAATGGCAAGAAGTGGAGTGTCCTGCTCGACTGGATCTGTCAG GTGGTTGGAGTGACACTCCTCCTATTGCGTTTGAGCATGGTGGATTGGTGGTCAACGTGGCCATCAAGGTTGATGGCAAACGGCCAATCGGAGCACGAGTTCGACGCATTCCAGAACCTCATCTGCTGTTGGTCTGCACCAGCGGAGAACCAGACTGCAGTATTACCACAGAAACACTCTGTGAGGTTCTCGAC GACCTGGAAGACTATTGCCAACCACATGCTCCTG gtgCTCTGCTGaaagcagtgtgtgtgtgcagtgatgCGGTGTGTGTATCGTCTCCTCTCTCACTGAAAGATCAGCTGTTACAGCGCTGGGGTGGAGGACTGGAGCTGCGCAGCTGGTCTACACTGCCACATGGATCCGGTCTCG gcaCCAGCAGTATCCTGGCAGGTGCGGCTCTTGCTGCTGTGTACAGATGTACAGGACGGAGCTACGACACAACGTCTCTCATTCATGATGTGCTTTATCTGGAGCAAATACTAACCACTG GTGGTGGATGGCAGGATCAGGTTGGCGGTTTGTTTGGAGGAGTGAAGATCGCTCGATCCGCGGCTCAGTTGCCTCTGAGAGTTGAAGTAGAACAGCTCGCTCTATCTCAAGACTTCCTGTCTGTCCTGCAGCAGCATCTCCTGCTGGTTTACACCGGAAAGACGCGTTTGGCACGGAATCTTCTGCAG GATGTGGTGCGTAGCTGGTACGCTCGATTACCCTCCATCGTACAGAACGCAGAACAGCTGGTGACCAATGCAGAAGAGTGTGCTGAAGCCTGCAGACAAG GGTCTCTCTCCAAATTGGGGGTCTGTATGGACAGATACTGGCAGCAGAAGAAGCTAATGGCTCCGGGCTGTGAACCAGCAGCTGtgaggatgatgatgaatgAACTTCGACCTCTGATCTTAGGACAGAGTCTTGCTGgagcaggaggaggaggatTTCTCTTCTTGCTCACACGTGAACctcaacagaaagaaagagtgagagaagtTCTCAGCAACATACAG AGCATTGGTCTATTCAGTGTTCATTCAGTGGAGTTGGATATGGACGGGATCACCATCATTCAGAAGAGCTCTGAACATCCTGACTGA